In Papaver somniferum cultivar HN1 chromosome 1, ASM357369v1, whole genome shotgun sequence, a genomic segment contains:
- the LOC113336284 gene encoding basic leucine zipper 23-like: MDAGELDFLKNMEHQLLSSCAMESFFDDMLDDTHIRTRTNTSNQSEQDMSQNPELPHSPNYSHFLMTQKPPAEEKTTTEDTDESVDKKFKKRPHGNRESVRKYRERKKARQASIEDELIRLRIVNQQLLKRLQGLVALEQEVERFKCLLVEIRGRIKGELGSFPFQKPANGIGFIPQKMPRPTTLVGAQCDNQYPGLDNNLGFQEFIEFGKPNVKLATNLNTSTAAKKRTGKSLNKCLNIQQS, translated from the coding sequence ATGGATGCTGGAGAGTTAGATTTCTTAAAGAATATGGAGCATCAATTATTGAGCAGTTGTGCAATGGAGAGTTTTTTCGATGATATGCTTGATGATACCCATATACGTACTCGTACGAATACTTCCAACCAATCTGAACAAGATATGTCGCAAAATCCCGAACTACCTCATTCACCAAATTATAGCCATTTCCTCATGACTCAAAAGCCTCCCGCCGAAGAGAAAACTACTACTGAGGATACAGATGAATCTGttgacaaaaaattcaaaaagcgGCCGCATGGTAATAGAGAATCGGTTCGTAAGTATCGCGAGAGAAAGAAAGCTCGGCAAGCTTCAATAGAGGACGAGCTTATCCGATTGAGAATTGTAAATCAGCAGTTGTTAAAGAGGTTGCAAGGGCTAGTTGCTCTTGAGCAAGAGGTAGAAAGGTTTAAGTGTCTACTTGTGGAAATTAGGGGAAGGATTAAAGGAGAACTTGGATCGTTTCCTTTTCAGAAACCCGCAAACGGTATTGGTTTCATTCCTCAAAAAATGCCCCGGCCTACTACCTTAGTTGGAGCTCAGTGCGACAATCAATACCCTGGATTGGACAACAATTTAGGATTTCAGGAGTTTATAGAGTTTGGAAAACCAAATGTGAAGTTAGCTACTAATTTGAATACTTCCACTGCAGCCAAGAAGCGAACAGGAAAGAGCTTAAACAAATGTTTGAATATACAGCAAAGTTGA